GAAGTACTGTCTCATGACATTTTTTTTTGGGCAGAATAGGGCTTGAAGAACTTCAGCTACCATGATACTATCTCAAATAGTGGGCAAGTTCTCACATACCTCTGGTCAatattttgattgatttgatttattattgtcacgtattagcatacagtgaaaaatattgtttcttgcgcgctatacagacaaaatataccttaCAGTGAGCGGGAaaggtgtgcagaatgtagtgttgtagccagagctaggatgtagagaaagatcaatttaataggaggtaggtccattcaaaagtctgatggcagcagggaagaagctgttcttgagtcgagtaTTTGTTCCAAGCAATATCACCCAAGTAGATTTTCTGGTCACTAGTACATTGTTGTTTGGGAGACCTcactgtgcaaattggctgtgcaTTTTCAATGCATCATTGATTACACttgcaaaaatatttcattggttgtattGCGTCATGAAACTCCCAAAGCTGATATACAGTCGCCAAATGATCTATATAAAAACAAACCTTTCTTTTTATTTAGCCCAACTTCCAGCCTCATCTTTTCTATAAAAACAAGTGTTCTCATGGGAATAATTCATTTTTCAGATGCACTTACTGGTGGCTTTGCTGTTGAAATATGGCCATGTTCTTGCACAGCTTGTGCTTTGGATTATTGAATTCTTGGTTTTCAGTGTTATTTCAAAAAGTGAGAGTCAACCAGTTTTTATTTGAAGGTATTGATCATTGGTCATTTTTCCCCCACTCTTCATTACAACAATTTTCTTCTTGCAAAGTGTATTGATTCTCTTATGGGATACGATTCtactagcacggtggcacaatggttaacactgctgcctcacagcaccagggacccgggctcaaatccagcctcgggttactgtctgtgtggagtttgcacgttctccccgtgtcttgtaggtttcctccgggtgctccggtttcctcccacagtccaaagatgtgtgggttaggttgattgaccatgctaaattgaccctagtatcagagggattagcagggtaaatatgtgggtttatgggatagggcctgggtgggattgtggtcggtgcagactcgatggaccgaatggcctccttctgcactgtaggaattctatgggttCTATAGTAtcattggatggcacggtggcacaatgctgcctcagcaccagggaccccagttaaATTCTGAccagtgtggggtttgcacgttctctccgtgtctgcgtgagtttcctctgggtgttccggtttcctcccacactccaaagatatgcatggattggccatgcgaaattgtcccttagtgtccaaagatgtgtaggttagatgggttatgAGAAGGCCTGTGTAAAataattggtgcagacttaatgggccaatggcctccttctgcactgcaagcatTCTATTCTAAGCATTACGTACCCTCTTGTCTAACAGCCAAGTGATCATTTTCTTTGTGCGAATCCGGAGGATGTTATGATCATTCAAATGAAGGAGACTTACTTCAGACAGAGCTGATCATCACCAGTGTTAACATTTACATTTACTCTGGCTCACAATCGCACATGCTGCTTCCCAaacagaatcatagatcatagctACAAAATTGGTGGTTAATTCTAAAACAACACCTTTTTTTCTACCATTTCCCCTCCAATTATTGTTCTCCAAGCAGGAaaaaggctttttaaaattccTAGATTTGGCCCCATTGTGCTAATTTACAGCTATTGGGCTTTCTagtttatcatcatagaatccttacagtgcagaaggaggccattcagcccatcacgtctgtactgaccataatcccactcaggccctattcccgtaaccccacacatttaccctattaatccccctgacactagggtcaatttagcatggccaatcaacctaacccgcacatcttcggattgtgggaggaaaccagagcacccagaggaaaccaatgcagacacggggagaatgtacaaactccacacagacaatgacttgaggccggaattgaacctgggtctccagcactgtgaggcagcagtgctaatcactgtgtcaccgtgccaccctttttcagcccaaacataaaagcaaaatcatGCTAAAATGTGGCTGTTTTGACGATATTTAAATACAAGTTCAAATTTAAATTGATCAACTGTGGAAAACTGAATATGATTTTACAATGTGCATGTTTATACCATATAATAGTGGTGGACAACCTGTGGTTCTGAATGTGGCCCGTGAGAAATGTGTTGACTATTGCCCACACTACAGCTCAATCAGCACACCCCATGAGTTGTGGGTACGCAAGCGCAGTTATCAAAATTACCTAATCCCGGGAGACTGTCTTGATACGACACCAGTGCAtaagggagtttgcacattttgatGTTACTTTTGGCAGTAATTTACTTGCCCCTAATGGATCGCTTTGTGTTGAAGTGAGAGAGGATCAAGAGCAAAATCAATAAATAATTAAGAGGTGATGCTGGTTCCAAAAAATACAATATTAACAGACATTATGAAATGCGCCATTCCTCATGTGGTAAATATTTATGGCAGCCACAGTAGCAGGTAACTCGACGAGCATTAACTGAGAGTGACGCAGTGCCTTTAACTAGCTTTGGTATTGCTTGGTTACTTGCGAAATATGGAAAGCCATTCACAAATGGCGAATTACAGAAACAattctatctggaattaagaatctactgatgaccatgaaaccattgtcgattggcagaaaaacccatctggttcactaatgttctttagggaaggaaatctgccgtccttacctggtctggcctatgtgtgactccagagccacaacaatgtggttgactcttaactgcctccaagggccactagggatgggcaataaatgctggccagccagcaacgcccatgtcccatgaacgaataaaaagtaCATCACCAAATCCTGAGTGTTTTATTTGCTGGGTGTGAAAACCCAAGAGGAAATAATCAAACGTGccaagtgtctgcagctcagcaggCGCCCTATGATATTGCTATTGATCTGACAAGAGCAGCTTTTCAGAATTGTACTTTCAAGTAAGGATATATGGTTAATACACAAAATACGTTCACATGCGATTTGGGGTCATTTATTAGCttgaatagaggattggctaaccaacagaaagcagtgagtcaggataaatgggtctttctcgggttggcaagatgtaattagtggtgccacagggtttggtcctcgggccccaactatttatgaactttattaatgacttggatacagggaaagtaggtaccatagccaaattttcagatgacattaaactaggtgggatagtaagttttGATAATAAGaaacttacaaatggatatggataggttaagtgggacaaaatttggcagatggagtttaacatggataaatggttagcacagtggttagcctcacagcgcaggagacccgggttcgattccaaccttgggtgactgtgtggagtttgcacattctccctgtctgcataagtttcctctgggtgctccggtttccccccagtcacgcaggttagatggactgaccaggctaaattgccccttagtatccaaatatctgtagcttagggggattatccgagtaaatgtgtggggttacaggaataggatgcgAGAATAGGCGTGGGGCGGActtgggtaagatattctttcatagcagtacagacttgatgggctgaatggccttcttctgcactttagggactctatgaagtgtgaggttatctattttggtaggaTAAATACAAAGGCAAGTTATCTAAATGGAAACTTCTCCATTTGAGAGAAATTCTTACACTTAAATGAGAGAAGAGGAATCTGGGTGCTCTTGTGCATGACTCAGAAAATTAGTAGCAAATAcaacaggtaatcaggaaggtaaatagaatcttggcatttattgctaaaagaATAGAACATAAAAGTAATGAAGTGTTGATGCTACTGTACAAAGCTCATAGAAtattgtgtagttttggtctccttacatgaGGGATccagttgcattggaggcagttcagaggaggttctccAGAATGATTCTAGATGAGGGGTTTGACTTACAAAGACAGATTGGGCAATTGTGCCTtaccctggagtttagaagaatgagcgatCTAATTGTGCAAAAATAAGGGGGAActaataaagtagacatggagaggatgtttcctcttgtagggtaatctagaacaagaggtcatagttttaggacaaGTGAAGCAGATTTATGAGAAGAAATTACTTCTGTCAAAGGGTcacgagtctgtggaattcactacccaagAACAGggcaggacggtggcacagtgatgagcactgctgcctcacagcttcagggacttgggttcgattcccagcttgggtcactgtctgtgtggagtttgcacattttccccgtatctgggtgggtttcctcccacagtccaaagacgtgcgggttaggttgattggctatgctgaattgccccttagtgtgtaggttcgagggattggtggggcaaatgtgtgggattacggggttagggcctgggtgggattgctgtcggtgcagactcgatggtccaaatggcttccttctgcactgtagggattttacagTGAATGCTGGGACAGCATGAAGAGATGGAcatatttttaattagtaagggttttaaGGGCTACAGTGAACAGGCATGTAAGTGGAGTGGAGATCAATCATGATTGTCTGCATGTTGTGTCTGcgagtgtttcctctgggtgtgctgatttcctcccacagtgagatatgctggttaggtgcattggctatgctaaattctccctcagtgtatccaaatagGCAtgggagcgtggcaactaggagattgtcacagtaacttaattgcagtgttaatataagcctactcatgacactaataaataaacttcaactattgtattaaatgggggagcaggctcaaggggctgaattgccaactcctagttcttatgatgaaCGCTGGATCAGTGCAAAGACATTGCTCAGCTCTGCATAGAACGGGACAGAATTTTTAGATCTCTTGATAATAAATGGAACAAGCTCAGTATTTATTAACTGATTATTTGAAGAGTACGAGTGACCTTTGGAAAAAAATGTGCCAGCTACACTCCATGTTTAGTATCCGCTGTATGGATTTCTAGCTTTAAAAGTTTAGTGTACCCAACGTGTTTGGCATACATTGCATAATATACCAAGAAGCACTCTGTACCTAACTTGACATGCACATCAGACAAAGCTGTAATGGACAGTGGTACAGATTGTTAACTCGATACGTGCTCACCCCCTGCTTCAGCATCAGTTTGTGGGCCAAATTGACACAGAATATGGAACACTTGGTCATGCACACTGAAGTGCACTGGCTAAGCAGTGGTAAAATACTGGACTGCTTCCTGGCACTTCTACCAGAAATCCAGCCCAGAAATCTCAAATGTACCCAGAGTTGGAAGATGAAAATTGGATTTTGGATGTGGCTTTTCTTGCCAACATCACTGGCCACCTGAATGTGTTGAAAGAGTCATCGCTGGGGAAAAAAATCACCTCTTGCCCACACTAGGTGAAACTCACTACATCTACAGTAAACATTCAGTTATTTTCACGACATTACAAAGTATTGCTGGAAAAACACTGATCAAGTCAAAGAATATAATCCATCCGTTCACATACAAGTGCTGTCCACGCCTATTCTcgcatcctattcctgtaaccccacacatttactcggataatccccctaagctacagatatttggatactaaggggcaatttagcctggccagtccatctaacctgcgtgactggggggaaaccggagcacccagaggaaacttatgccggcagggagaatgtgcaaactccacacagtcacccaaggttggaatcgaacccgggtctcctgcgctgtgaggctaaccactgtgctaaccatttatccatgttaaactccatctgccaaattttgacaACCGCTTATTTCTGAGTGATCAGAAACCCGTCCTCTCACTGCTCTCAAATCCATTTGAATTTGAGCAAATGTGGCATAGCATGTCAAAAGGATCGGGGTTGATAAAAGGGAGTTTGAGGAGGAATTAATTCAGGTCCATGCCCTGGACGAAGGCAAAATTAACCAGCTCAAGAGGAAAGGTATACAAGAACTTTGATTGAGTAGCCCTGGTCCAGTTCTCCGGCATTACATTGCAAAGCTGATGCCAATTTTTGGATCAACATCCACGCAAGAGCAGAGCTTTGTTGCACATCAAATGCAAGAAATGCCACAAGCGGTAACCTCAGTGCTGAATTGTAAAGCATCTGCAATCCTCAAAGAAAGCTCGTGGAGGTCAGATCCAACCAGAAGTCGCACTGCACACTGTGAATAATTAATCATTTCTACAAttggttatgaaatattcagtgtctataaaatgtatttaatcttattcatgggatcACGGTTAGTGCAcatgcccgatttcaatcttgaggCCCACAGATGAAGGAaagccactcatgcggcccattCACTGATTTAGTGGGCAATACTGAACACTTCTAAAGCAAAATTCAAACAAAGTAAATTTATTCACATACCACACCAATACGCAAAACATTTAAACTGAATATTTATTTATACCGAAATAAAATTTAGAATCGGAGCTTCTGGAAAAACCATTTATTCTTTCCTGTCTTGTACCtgcagggaaaaaaaaaatcataatttaACATTAGAAACGACAATTTTATTTTTACAATAATATCAGGTATAATCCTGATTAATGCTCAATGCTAAACATAAGCCATAATGGCGCTTAGGTCTGAACCCTTGGTAAAATTTATCGTAGTTTGTTCTCAACACTCATCCATTGAGAAGAAATCATAGCAAGGCAGGCCAAACTGAAATTTGGAAAGATtatattaaatatttattttacagACTACGGGTCAGAGGTAAATATTACATCTACTACTGCTTGCATTATGTGACAGCTGGTTTTGGACATCATTTGGTTGTCACCTTGAACTTGGTTaaaactaaaatgtcaacagtcgACACTTGTGAGGATTGCTCCATTTCAATGTTACGAGCATGGTTATCTAAACTTAGGGAACCTGCAAAGCACAGAAAACATTGCAGTCTGCATTTTTGGGACAGGTCATTCACACAGCTCTGAGGTTAGAGGCCTTTCTGGCCTGCATATTTTTAATACAACAATCTCTTAAAGATGTTGCCTCTCTGTTGGTCGACAATCTTGCTTTTAAACAGAGACCTTTCCTCTGTACAGCGATCAACAAATATATTCACTTAATTGTAACCTTGCTGGGTGGGTATGACATTGGCAGAGTTAGCCTAAAAGGCTATTTTGATCATTAACCTGCTGCCAGCTGCCAAGTACAATGGGAGTAAGCAAAACGGACAATGCCCAAGCACAAAGCTTTATTAAAACAggtaaaaatatttttgaaaatattcCACCTTATTTGACAATACTTAAATTTTGTCTTGAATCCACACTGACTCATACCTTTCTTCAAACTTTACTTTGGCTTCCCGCCTGGCTTTGCGTTTCAAAGCAGGATCCCTAAAAACATCCTTGTTCACCACGGTCTTATCCAGGGGAATGTCAACTGAGTACCTGGAAGTAAAGAAAAACAATTAAGATTCAGCAAAAGGAAAAATTACTCTTTACCCATTATGAAGGGTTGCCAACGGCTCATTGATATTGGACATTTAATAACACCAGCCCAGGTTTTCACAACTCCCACAAACAAAACTAGAACTCTACTTTGATCTGATCCAAAAAAGCAGGAAGCTGGAGCAGTGACGGGGATGGTAAAAATTGTCCCAGTGCACCTGGTAGAACTATGTCATATGTGAACAGGACTCTAATTTTCCATGCTTCACAAGGTGAACATTCGCTGCCTAGGATTACAAAGAAAGAAAGGAACTGGAAGGGAACCAACATCTATAGAATCATACTTCAAAAAGAGTCAACAGTATCTGGAGGAGAAAGGCTCAACAGGAAAACCATTGGTTTTGTGTACCAAGCTCCATCAATGTCAGTAGTCAATAGTTAAGGCAGCTAATGGAATGTCAGCCTTTATTAAGGAATTAACACAAAAGTGAGGGTTCTAAGCTTCAGTTatacggggcattggtgaggccacacctcgaacaGTATATGCAGTTTTCATCTCCTTATTTAAAGGATGCAAATGCATGGGTTCAGAGATGATTTACTAGATAGTTAGAATGTGTGCTGCCCCATGacaaaaggttggacagactgggtttctttccactggagtttagaagagtgaggggtgacttgattgagtatACAAGACCCTGAAAGGTTACAACaagttggatgtggaaaggatgtttcctcttgtgggtgagtgcaGAATTAGGGGACACTGGATTAAAATTAGAGGTTGCCCTTTTTTAGGCAGAGATTAGGATAATTTTTTTTTGCTCAGgaagttgtgtgactttggaactctgcagcagtggaggtggggtcattgaatatcttcAAGGTGGAAATGGATATTCTTGTAAGGCAAAGGAATCAAATGTTATCCGGGGTAGATAGGaacgtggaatttgaaacacaaacaaatcagtcatgatcttctcgaatggtgaagcaggctcgaggggctgaatggcctacttcataTTTCATATGGTTTGTATGAATCATGACAACAGGTCAACCGGGTTAAACAATAAATGTTACCTTATCAGCACTGTCCAGAACACATGATTTATATCAAAGAAAAACATGTGGTCCGTGGTTGTTGATAGGTTAAAGTGAAATCTGATCTTGTCTTAAAATCTACCATCGCATACACATCCAGTGGGAGTTTCGCCACCATAAGTGCAAGAACATCCACTGTCTTTCCTATTCTAGCCCAGGTTCTGCCAGGCACAAATTCTACCCCAGCTAAGCACAAGTAAACTCAACTCAGCTGAAATCTGGGACTTTACCTCCATATTTATGGTATTCAGTGCTTTAACCCTGGGAAGATACCGAAGAGTCCGGTGCATTGTCTGCACTGCATCTGACAAAGAGCTCTTAAACAGCAGGAAGTAGCTGTTGTTCCTCCACCTGCTTACTGACTAGAAACCCTTGTTCGATGTGCGAGAACATTGGgattcttcagttctctgcccaaagACAGATCAGACCCTTAGAGCCAGAACCTCCACCTTGGTTAGGCAAAGGAGGCAGTTCCAAAGCCACCCCAGCTGGAAGGGAGAACGAACCCCATGCAGTTGGCACCAATCTGAGCCATACCTTCTGTCAGTCACCTGAGCCAACCCTTATTGTGCTGATTCGATCTTTGACTTCACTCCTTGGAACCATGTTCTGAACGTAATGTGACTCTAATGATTTTCATTCCACCCCAAGTGTCTTGAGGTACCATTATGGCCAAAATATTAATGCAAGAACTGTTCAttttcccaacaccatttctcatcTTGTCCAATTCAAGGAGGGAAGTTAAATAAAAAGTACCTTTATTTCACACATTAGGTCTCAACTTTCAAACAAAGGGTGCACTTTACACAGCAAAGAAAAATATGCAACTGCTAAGTACATAAGATATTTGCAGTTaaacctaaccagaacatctttcattTTGAAGATTATGTTTAGAGACAAATGTCCATTATTTTCTCTGCATGTTTATAAGCGCTTGAAGCGGGAAGCAGCTTACAACTGCAGCAATCCAAGTAAAGGGTCAGTGACATTTAGGTAATTTAGCGCTCCAAATATTTGAATCAATCCGCATTCCCACTTCTAGTCATGCAGTGAACAACCTTCATAACACTCCACACCATCAGACCACAACTAATTAGATAGCCAAGATTCAATTTTCAAATTGGCATTTCAATTCTCTATTCAAGTTGATGGATTCCTTCTACGTGAATTCTGTACTTTCTATCTAACGTACAACAGCAATCAATCTATTCATTCTCTCTCACTTTTGTATAAGGGGAGATGAGTGATTTGCATTCAGGCTCCCAACACCTCACTTCATTCTAAATGAAGGCTACGGGGACATGTAACATTTTGGTGAACTGTTTTTTCCACCGTAGCAAAAATTGTGGCTGGACAGGTACAAAATTTAAGAATGCCCAATACAATTACTTCCGCAATCAAAAACCGCTATCCATAAAtttcatacaaagcataccaagGTTGAGTAGGGGATAGTGTGGGTCAAGGATAAAGATAATAAACTGAGGGTAACCAACTTATCACATCCCTTTCTTCACCTGGTCCAGACATGCAGCAGATGATGGACAGGATGGAGCACCACcgtccactttaaaaaaaaattatctccCCACATACCAAGCTAATGTTTTCCACAGGAAATGTTGACAAAAGCACCAAAGCTCCCAGGATAACACTATGGAATGGCAAATAAAATTGCACATAAAATCAAACAGTTAAGTCAACCTTGTACACTGAATTTTACAACATACGCATTGGATCTGAAAGGTTCTGCACCAGCAATTCAACATTGCTGTTATTCTGTTTAAAACTACCTGTTAAGTCGACAGGTCAAGTTCTGAAAAACTCTCAGTACATCAAATATCGGAGGATTTTATAACAGAAGTGCATCTCCCAACCTTGGAATCTGGCCTTCTACCTAGGAATGATCATCTAGCCCAAAAAACATTTGGAACATACCACTGCATTGTTAAATAAACTCTCATGATTTGCACATTTGTTCCGACACTTACCTGGTTGGCATCAGGTGGTTGTAGTTGTATACTTTCACAAAGGATTTGATCTTGGACCTCTTGGCTACCTTCTTCTTTCCCATTTTGGCAGTCACTTTGCGGGGGTAACGATCTATACCAGCGACAAGGGCGTGACTGTAGGGTCGGTCAGAGGTCCCATCATCGATGTTCTACAAGATTAAGCACAGTATTTTGTTTATAGTATTACAATATGGAAACAGCTGGTACCAGCAATCTAGCCACCACACTCAGGGCAATCAAGCTAATTTTCTGCTCAGTTGCTGGCAGGCTGGGTGATGTGTAAAACCCACTCCAGAATCAGGTGGCATTTTTCACCTCGAGTTTGAAGGCTTTGGATTCCACAGCTCCAGCACATAACACAGGCTGACCTTCAATGCAGAAATGAGGGCATATGGAATTTTATAGGGCTCTCCAACAGATGTTAAAGACCCCagtgcacacagacagaaattTCCCCCATGACAGTGGCCAATATTTTACCTTTAACCAGGAACAACAGAACAGCAGATTACTAATTTCCTGTCATTTCTGGAATTTTCCAACACAAGTCATCAGTTACTGTGTCTTTGCAGAAACAGTCACTGCATATCAAAATAATTAACCTGCTAAGAAGTTGAGCTGATATATCAAGGCATGACACAAATAGAAGTCTTCACCATTGCCCTGCAATTATTGCAGATAAAATACCAGATTGATGGCTAGATTGTCCTGGTCAAAACCATGGACATTGTAATAATGAGCCCACCATAGTATCTTTCCTTGCCTATCTTTCCACAGCCTTATTAGTTCATCAAATGCCACCCTTTGACTGTGgtctgcctccttggcactgctcatGGCCAGTGCCACACCCACCACTGGAGCCAACAGAGCAACAGTCATGCAGAGGTCCCATCACCGATGTTCTACAAGATTAAGCACAATATTTCGTTTTAGTATTACAATATGGAAACAGCTGGTACCAGCAATCCAAATCCTCATGTAGCCAAAGGATCACATGTTCAGTGCTCAAAGTCTCTCCCCCACATCCCATTTCCCCTACCTCATGCCAAATCTTGCAACATTAtccacaggtacagcagacaTAGGGATGCTGGACCAAATACCAGCTACAATGTGCAGGGAATCTTGACATAGGAACAGGGAGCAGACAATTCAactcatcgagcctgctccatcattcaatagatcatggatgatcatccaacCCAACGCCACTTTCCCGCACTATCTCCATACCTCTTAATGTCATTAGTCCTCAGAAATATATTGATTTCACTCTTGAACGTGACTGAGCTtcgacagccctctgggatagagaatttcaaGATTCACTACCCCCAGTGAGGAACTTcctcagtcatagaatcctatagtgcaagaggccattcggttcatcgagcctgcaccgacaacgatcccacccgaATCCccctacactgaggggcaatttagcatggccaatccacctaacccacacatctttggactgtgggaggaaaccagagcacctggagaaaacccacacagatacgggaagaatgtgcaaacgccacacaggcagtgacccaagccgggaattgaacctgggtccctggcactgaagcagcagagctaaccactgtgccatccttaaaGGGCCTATTCATTATCCTAGTTATTTACCCTGGTTTTAGATTCATCAGCCAGGCTATCTACATCCCCTCTGGGGCATGCTGTAAGTTTTAATCAGGACACCCCTTTATTCTTCAAAACTCACAGAAATACAAATCCAATCTCTTCATAAAATCACCACCCTATCTCAGGGATTAATCTGGTAAATCTCTGATGCACTCCCTCCTCGGCAAGTATATCAGTCGTTAGAGAAAGTGCCAAAATTGTACACCATGCTCCCggtgaggtctcaccaaggctctatacaaccACTGCAAAACATCTTTACTTCTCTACTCAAATCCCTTTGCAGTGAAGGCCAATATAGCATTTGCCTTTCCAATTGCTcgatgcacctgcatgctaacttttagcAACTCAATTCCCTCCACAAATATTGCTGCGCTCTGGACATCAAGACAGATGTTTCTCCAGTTGACTATAAAGCCACGTAATTTAGCTCCCACAAAAAAACACCTGTTAAAATAATGCCCAATACGCCATGAAAAAAACCCACTACGGGACAGATTTAAGTCTTTGAGACCAATTCACAATATGGTCGAGTGCATCTCTTAACTATAATCAGAATCAGGGTACCTTCACGATGACACCTTTGCGCCCAGCGTAGCGTCCGGCCAGCACCAGGACCACCTTCCCAGGTTTCATAAACTTGCCCATTTCTGTAAAGGCAAGGCAGACCAGTGTCACACAAAATAGGTAGCAAATCAAAACAGGTGCACCGCCAAGAGATAGGAGCTCTCTTAGGGAGGTGATCAGCACCTAGCCCACAATTCAGTAATCATCTTATTGCATTTGTACGTGAACCTTGTTGTTTCTCAATTTGCTTTTTCAACGCAACTTTAAAAGTaagtcattggctgtgaagcactttgagaagtgattgggggggggggggggggttggtggtggtgaaAGACATAAATTACATTTCTGTCCTTCCACAACGAGTGCCACTGGTTTGAGTGCAATGCTGGATTCTGCCATAGGCACAGCTTCCCCCAGTTAGTGGAGCCTCATTGGGAAGCCAGTCTTTCCACATTTAACACTGTCTGACCTAAGGCAGTTTCCCCgcatgggtggggagggggacacaTATGGCTGGAAAGCAGTCACCCCGGAAGCTGAGTGCCATCCCTGCGGTGAAAACTGAGGTCTTGCT
Above is a genomic segment from Mustelus asterias chromosome 11, sMusAst1.hap1.1, whole genome shotgun sequence containing:
- the rpl27 gene encoding large ribosomal subunit protein eL27; translation: MGKFMKPGKVVLVLAGRYAGRKGVIVKNIDDGTSDRPYSHALVAGIDRYPRKVTAKMGKKKVAKRSKIKSFVKVYNYNHLMPTRYSVDIPLDKTVVNKDVFRDPALKRKARREAKVKFEERYKTGKNKWFFQKLRF